A window of Cryptosporidium parvum Iowa II chromosome 1, whole genome shotgun sequence contains these coding sequences:
- a CDS encoding coiled coil protein translates to MNLLNGKKKDGSNDHGSTIEYDKLINNVSNIVSESQYYRKGNMGNSNSFNNEFTSSNFNESSESSGKVWSKEKINMKATIGNLMENLSGSVKTREAINQIKMLDTKHKTKSEMTEFLPPNKLYKLERKTQYDLTQKEMKHWGATIERINRQEIISYGEPEKMDIVSTGQLATNYQPLDEFEQEFDNILKEMNRDDPKNAEILGHCDISPCSKIKDQSEKSFMKKLKFILFQQQRENKRLKKIKSKTWRKNRRKQMQIEEEKLLSLGEVEYPELVKKIRERYEEKRAKIRLMRRQTARQKWAKMALRFGGNELQKNISDQAQKQHEEKKRIEQIIQNVSKNLDEGSELSDSDNETESNSHFIEKSRKNINELRNSSNSLFDLKFIQRGIEYNNDLLDLELNQLDQENVQDKILINKPEGHLSNNVSDGIIQLSRPSVNEVMETKNQIQRVSNYNQDIIGINFKDNNLNNQLASNMNDSNGLKSKMNEKNLDSMTKNVEKKRKIYLNIEDELERMANIDIVENQEYAQANSELLKHIFIEGSPDHIPNSVDIDNSSEPKNTIRSSNNKSVPGWGNWCSSVSRIMDLNIREKEDSSGKVKKLINSNRSIDKKVKKYCVNQVPHPYTSSDLYESTFGHPIGPEWNTTAIHNKLIQPKIQTRIGAVIKPLVYSKHLKNIQISDSFLEKWNLTKKCNRAKARF, encoded by the coding sequence ATGAATCTCTTGAAtgggaaaaaaaaggatGGTTCAAATGATCATGGAAGTACTATTGAGTatgataaattaataaataatgtttCTAACATAGTTTCTGAATCTCAATACTACAGAAAGGGCAATATGGGCAACTCGAACagttttaataatgaatttacGAGCTCTAATTTTAATGAGAGTTCTGAATCTTCTGGTAAGGTTTGGAGCAAAGAAAAGATAAATATGAAAGCTACTATTGGCAACTTAATGGAGAACTTATCTGGGTCTGTTAAAACCAGGGAGGCTATTAACCAAATAAAGATGCTAGATACCAAACATAAAACTAAGAGTGAGATGACAGAATTTCTTCCACCTAATAAACTGTATAAATTAGAAAGAAAAACACAATATGATTTAACacaaaaagaaatgaaacACTGGGGAGCAACTATTGAGCGGATAAATCGACAGGAAATCATTTCTTATGGAGAACCTGAAAAGATGGATATTGTTTCAACTGGACAATTAGCAACTAATTACCAGCCTTTGGATGAATTTGAGCAAGAGTTTGATAACATATTAAAAGAGATGAATAGAGATGACCCAAAAAATGCTGAGATATTGGGACACTGTGATATTTCTCCCTGCAGTAAAATCAAAGATCAATCAGAAAAAAGTTTCATGAAAAAacttaaattcattttatttcaacAGCAGAGAGAAAACAAAAGGTTAAAGAAGATTAAATCAAAGACTTGGAGAAAGAACCGTAGAAAACAAATGCAAATTGAGGAAGAAAAGTTGCTAAGTTTAGGAGAGGTTGAATATCCAGAATTAGTTAAAAAGATCAGGGAAAGGTATGAAGAGAAGAGAGCCAAGATAAGATTAATGAGAAGACAAACTGCAAGGCAAAAATGGGCTAAGATGGCATTAAGATTTGGCGGAAATGAGTTacaaaagaatatttcGGATCAAGCTCAAAAACAAcatgaagaaaaaaaaagaattgagcaaataattcaaaatgtTTCAAAAAATCTTGATGAAGGAAGTGAACTCAGTGACTCCGATAATGAAACAGAATCAAATTCACACTTCATTGAAAAATCTcggaaaaatattaatgaattaaggAATTCATCCAACAGCCTATTtgatttgaaatttattcagCGTGgtattgaatataataacgATCTATTAGACCTTGAATTAAACCAACTTGATCAAGAAAATGTTCAAGacaaaattttgattaataaacCGGAAGGGCATTTATCTAACAATGTTTCAGATGGAATTATTCAGTTATCTAGACCTTCAGTAAATGAAGTAATGGAAACGAAGAATCAGATTCAAAGAGTTTCGAATTATAATCAAGATATTATTGggattaatttcaaagataACAACTTGAATAATCAGCTTGCATCAAATATGAACGATTCAAATGGTCTGAAATCTAAAATGaatgaaaagaatttaGATTCGATGACaaaaaatgttgaaaaaaagaggaaaatatatttgaatattgaagatgaacTTGAGAGAATGGCTAATATAGATATTGTAGAAAATCAAGAATATGCTCAAGCAAATAGTGAGTTATTAaaacatatttttattgaagGGAGCCCCGATCACATACCTAATAGCGttgatattgataattCATCCGAGCCAAAGAATACTATTAGATCTTCGAATAATAAGTCGGTACCTGGTTGGGGTAATTGGTGTTCATCCGTATCTAGAATTATGGACTTAAATATTcgagaaaaagaagattcGTCAGGGaaagtaaaaaaattaattaattctaacAGATCAATTGATAAAAAAgtgaaaaaatattgtgTTAATCAGGTACCTCATCCTTATACCTCAAGCGATTTATATGAAAGTACCTTTGGGCATCCAATCGGGCCTGAATGGAACACTACCGCGATACATAACAAACTTATCCAGCCAAAGATACAAACAAGAATTGGAGCAGTAATTAAGCCTCTAGTATATTCAAAGCATCTAaagaatattcaaatttcagATTCCTTTTTAGAAAAATGGAacttaacaaaaaaatgtaaTAGAGCCAAGGCAAGGTTTTAA